In the Sporomusaceae bacterium genome, one interval contains:
- a CDS encoding sigma 54-interacting transcriptional regulator — MVILQGTFTDREQLYQMILDTQREGVNVIDINGNIIYANKSSAIYAHADQEGMIGKHITEYYPRAVLLQVLKSKGPVRDFKTVHDDGRTFIVNAFPLFSAGNFAGGVATFRDITEIEELSRQLETLEMELAFSQVEDVFENFVGKGDSLEGVLEKAQRCIAAIGGPRHSVITGETGTGKTMLAKAMYYFAVKNGIVRPNAPFIEVNCGQFTNADIAAMEIFGTDKGAFTGAAEKPGLVELANGGVLFLDEAHSLVQHQTMLLKLIESGMVRRIGGRKDREVELIVIAASSKNLKKEFVPELYQRLAQYQIELPPLAKRSLGEKQALFDHFVMQYCERVRIRQNLILNVRFTEQSKEIILNAHYERNVRQFRDVINASIDAAAPLVNKLSRQLSEISVVVHPQNIPVTIIDEEPVKASQVDGMIQELAEKGFGARKIATKLQSMGYAIEYYHVAYKLKRLRNSV; from the coding sequence GTGGTTATTTTGCAGGGTACATTTACGGATCGGGAACAATTATATCAAATGATTCTGGATACCCAGCGTGAAGGTGTAAACGTAATAGATATAAACGGGAACATCATCTATGCGAATAAAAGCTCCGCCATCTACGCGCATGCCGACCAGGAGGGCATGATCGGCAAACACATAACCGAGTATTACCCGCGGGCTGTTCTTCTCCAAGTCTTGAAGAGCAAAGGGCCGGTCAGGGATTTTAAAACTGTCCACGACGACGGACGCACTTTTATAGTTAATGCGTTTCCGCTGTTCTCCGCCGGAAATTTCGCCGGCGGTGTGGCAACCTTCCGGGATATAACAGAAATCGAAGAGCTCTCGCGGCAATTGGAGACCCTGGAAATGGAACTGGCCTTCAGCCAGGTGGAGGATGTATTCGAAAACTTCGTCGGCAAAGGTGATAGCCTGGAAGGTGTCCTGGAGAAGGCGCAGCGGTGTATCGCCGCCATCGGCGGGCCCAGGCACTCGGTGATAACGGGTGAGACGGGAACAGGCAAAACGATGCTGGCGAAAGCTATGTATTATTTCGCCGTGAAAAACGGCATCGTCAGGCCGAACGCGCCGTTTATCGAGGTAAACTGCGGGCAGTTCACGAACGCCGACATCGCCGCTATGGAAATCTTCGGAACCGACAAGGGGGCTTTTACCGGCGCGGCCGAAAAGCCCGGCCTGGTCGAATTGGCGAATGGAGGAGTCTTGTTCCTGGACGAGGCCCATTCTCTCGTTCAGCACCAGACCATGTTGCTGAAGCTTATCGAATCGGGTATGGTCCGGAGGATCGGCGGGCGCAAAGACCGTGAGGTTGAGCTGATCGTGATTGCCGCGTCCAGTAAAAATCTGAAAAAAGAGTTTGTTCCGGAACTGTATCAGAGACTTGCCCAATACCAGATCGAGCTTCCGCCTCTGGCGAAGCGAAGTCTGGGAGAAAAGCAGGCGCTGTTTGACCACTTCGTGATGCAGTATTGTGAGCGGGTGCGCATCCGCCAGAATCTCATCCTTAACGTCCGCTTTACAGAACAGTCAAAGGAAATTATATTGAATGCTCACTATGAGCGTAACGTTCGCCAGTTCCGCGATGTGATAAATGCAAGCATCGATGCGGCGGCCCCGCTAGTGAACAAACTTTCCCGCCAGCTAAGCGAGATCAGTGTCGTGGTACACCCCCAAAATATTCCGGTGACGATAATCGACGAAGAACCCGTAAAAGCCTCTCAGGTTGACGGTATGATTCAGGAACTGGCGGAGAAAGGCTTCGGCGCGCGGAAAATTGCCACAAAGCTGCAGAGTATGGGTTACGCTATTGAATATTATCATGTGGCTTATAAACTGAAAAGACTTAGAAACAGCGTTTGA